Proteins encoded by one window of Jatrophihabitans sp.:
- a CDS encoding iron-containing redox enzyme family protein, whose protein sequence is MTLTDQPARIQPSTASASAADPSRMILAALSDPERDYAPGLADDVRAEISRVQQRGDKRGVDELCEQARQWASSQRARFAAMAEGVSEPELREVLIRRTALHCAPVMLTAGSWLQSLCASSSAERPSSLAMLAVYADDIGVGAPRAGRADAYYTLLQSLALADYAAPLSQLCRDARIPDLSFHLPSVLSAMSRRSADFEAELIGVDALVRSVGLLPPLQLLVKASPALADWARLDFGVPMRPADAGATPSSREALDLLAAEQRGDPAVSERAAAAQAWLLDLLSNWCDQVAQELQAAGDPSFEMAELMRLRAREGSVYHERFLLQDKPLSQWLRDCQVDPGPFLDALATSRLVKPGRAGASSLVNGLVSSRGPMFRVFSPADLGVIRRWINSLGSSQPDLAPTPTATPPPLRWLRTPNLNPPAPGPAPASIRQAYHLLLQPNSPGMQAWAARYVRGWLARAAHTELSEAERLPVAWSEQGLRPWLLQRHDQHSEDFTSHQQEELPSREALIDSTLQLAPLTLIDGSWLQGFTDFQHARTEVGYPLFDTYWDELGNGRLELNHPLIYRQVLLDMGIEAPPTASVEFAEWPLLRPPSFELPVYWLCIGRLPRTFMPEILGLNLAMELSGVGGTYRQAHRALREYGFNTRFVDIHNTIDNVATGHSAWAADAVDTYLASVGAEQGADHQEAAWRRVRMGYASLGAPDTFRAKLAQRRAERRGGPR, encoded by the coding sequence ATGACACTGACGGATCAGCCGGCCCGAATCCAGCCCTCGACCGCCTCTGCCTCTGCCGCCGATCCCTCGCGGATGATCCTGGCCGCGCTGTCGGACCCCGAACGCGACTACGCGCCGGGGTTGGCCGACGACGTGCGCGCTGAGATCTCGCGTGTTCAGCAGCGCGGCGACAAGCGCGGCGTCGACGAGCTCTGCGAGCAGGCCCGCCAGTGGGCGAGCAGCCAGCGAGCCCGTTTCGCCGCGATGGCTGAGGGCGTGAGCGAGCCGGAGCTGCGGGAGGTGCTCATCCGTCGGACCGCCCTGCACTGCGCGCCCGTCATGTTGACCGCGGGCAGTTGGCTGCAGTCGCTGTGCGCCTCCAGCTCGGCCGAGCGGCCGAGCTCGCTGGCGATGTTGGCCGTCTACGCCGATGACATCGGGGTCGGCGCGCCCCGGGCGGGCCGCGCCGACGCGTACTACACGCTGTTGCAGTCCCTGGCGCTGGCTGACTACGCGGCGCCGCTGTCACAGCTCTGCCGCGACGCCCGGATACCGGACCTGTCGTTTCACCTGCCCTCGGTTCTGTCAGCGATGAGCCGGCGCTCGGCCGACTTCGAGGCCGAGCTGATCGGCGTCGACGCGCTGGTGCGCAGCGTCGGGCTGCTTCCTCCGCTGCAACTGCTGGTGAAAGCCAGCCCGGCCCTGGCCGACTGGGCACGCCTGGACTTCGGCGTGCCCATGCGTCCGGCTGATGCCGGCGCGACGCCGAGCAGCCGCGAAGCCCTCGACCTGCTCGCGGCCGAACAGCGCGGGGACCCAGCGGTGTCCGAACGCGCGGCAGCTGCTCAGGCCTGGCTGTTGGACCTGCTGAGCAACTGGTGCGATCAGGTCGCGCAGGAGCTGCAGGCCGCTGGGGACCCCAGCTTCGAGATGGCGGAGTTGATGCGGCTGCGCGCCCGGGAGGGTTCGGTCTATCACGAGCGCTTCCTCTTGCAGGACAAGCCGTTGTCGCAATGGCTGCGCGACTGCCAGGTGGATCCGGGGCCGTTCCTGGACGCGCTGGCGACCAGCCGGCTGGTGAAGCCGGGCCGTGCTGGGGCGAGCTCCCTGGTCAACGGCCTGGTGAGCTCCCGCGGGCCGATGTTCCGGGTCTTCTCACCCGCGGACCTCGGGGTCATCAGGCGGTGGATCAACTCGCTGGGCTCGAGCCAGCCCGACCTCGCCCCCACGCCGACCGCGACACCGCCACCGCTGCGCTGGCTGCGAACTCCCAACCTGAACCCACCGGCGCCTGGGCCGGCGCCTGCCTCCATCCGGCAGGCCTACCACCTGCTGTTGCAGCCGAACAGCCCGGGCATGCAGGCATGGGCGGCCAGGTACGTCCGCGGCTGGCTGGCCCGTGCCGCGCACACCGAGCTCTCCGAGGCCGAACGGCTGCCTGTGGCGTGGTCGGAACAGGGGCTGCGCCCATGGCTGCTGCAACGCCATGACCAGCACAGCGAGGATTTCACCTCTCATCAGCAGGAGGAGCTGCCGAGCCGGGAGGCCCTGATCGACTCGACATTGCAGCTGGCGCCGCTCACCCTCATCGACGGCTCGTGGCTGCAGGGTTTCACCGATTTCCAGCATGCTCGGACCGAAGTCGGCTACCCGCTGTTCGACACCTACTGGGACGAGCTCGGAAACGGCCGGCTTGAGCTGAATCACCCGCTGATCTACCGGCAGGTGCTGCTGGACATGGGCATCGAGGCGCCGCCTACGGCGTCTGTGGAATTCGCAGAATGGCCGCTGCTGCGCCCGCCGTCCTTCGAGCTGCCGGTCTACTGGTTGTGCATCGGCCGGCTGCCGAGGACCTTCATGCCCGAGATCCTCGGACTGAACCTGGCTATGGAGCTCTCCGGTGTGGGCGGCACCTACCGGCAGGCGCACCGCGCGCTGCGCGAGTACGGCTTCAACACCCGGTTCGTCGACATCCACAACACGATCGACAACGTGGCCACCGGCCACTCGGCGTGGGCCGCCGACGCCGTGGACACCTACCTCGCCTCCGTCGGCGCCGAGCAGGGCGCTGATCATCAGGAAGCGGCCTGGCGCAGAGTGCGGATGGGCTACGCCTCGCTGGGGGCGCCGGACACCTTCCGGGCCAAGCTGGCCCAGCGCCGGGCCGAGCGCCGAGGTGGCCCTCGATGA
- a CDS encoding SDR family oxidoreductase, which yields MTSHPTPPRLSAVVTGASTGIGRATARRLAEAGYRVVVAARRLELLRALADEIGGTAVHLDVTDAKSVAALAEQVDACDVLVNCAGGAVDARSVTEAEPADWARSYDINVLGTLRVIQALLPALSRSASASIVTVTSTAALAGYPTGGSYSAAKHAERALMETLRQELCGQPLRVIEIAPGMVMTEEFALNRFGGDQQRAEAVYAGVDRPLLACDIAECILSCLALPAHVNVDRLIVRPLAQAAQHLVARGPIFAST from the coding sequence GTGACGTCGCACCCCACCCCGCCGCGCCTGAGCGCGGTGGTGACCGGCGCCAGCACCGGCATCGGCCGGGCGACCGCCAGACGGTTGGCCGAAGCCGGTTACCGCGTGGTGGTGGCAGCCCGGAGGCTGGAGCTGCTGAGAGCGCTTGCCGATGAGATCGGGGGGACCGCGGTCCACCTGGACGTCACCGACGCCAAGTCGGTGGCGGCGCTGGCCGAGCAGGTCGACGCCTGCGATGTGCTGGTCAACTGCGCCGGAGGCGCGGTGGACGCGCGATCGGTGACCGAGGCCGAGCCTGCTGACTGGGCTCGCAGCTATGACATCAACGTGCTGGGAACCCTGCGCGTCATCCAGGCGCTGCTGCCGGCGCTGAGCCGCAGCGCCAGCGCGTCCATCGTCACCGTGACCTCGACCGCGGCTCTGGCCGGTTACCCGACCGGCGGCAGCTACAGCGCGGCTAAGCATGCCGAGCGAGCCTTGATGGAGACCCTGCGCCAGGAGCTGTGCGGCCAGCCGCTCAGGGTCATCGAGATCGCGCCCGGCATGGTGATGACCGAGGAGTTCGCGCTCAACAGGTTCGGCGGTGACCAGCAGCGCGCCGAGGCGGTGTATGCCGGCGTCGACCGGCCGCTGCTGGCCTGTGACATCGCCGAATGCATCCTCAGCTGCCTTGCGCTACCGGCTCATGTCAACGTCGACCGCCTCATCGTCCGCCCTCTCGCGCAAGCGGCCCAACACCTGGTAGCGCGAGGCCCCATCTTCGCCAGCACGTGA
- a CDS encoding ATP-grasp domain-containing protein: MFRIAVVGGRPAPIAGAKELGIDVVLVHEPGKYHPSIAAHCEQIVHASVEDSAEILQVLRPLHAKRPFDRVMTTAEIAAVSTGQVVDTLGLPGVGEATALALKDKSLTRQCLDQRGLSPVRFAVLESAEQAADFYDKVGGRIVIKPIDGAASLRINLVDSAAAAAEVFTSLLAEGVLNPIAEEYLDGPVVSVDSISFNGRHVPIGYSEYRMNDRFVEWEVSTPSRVALPYLDQLRTLTPQLLDAVGLTEGPSHSEFVLTESGPRVLESHARLAGSGAPELVRRAFGYDLNRMMMTVPLQIDPLPESSPDPIAGAAVRFFTPMAGKIERIDIAEDIQSIVRRLPVGVTPDVFLPFLDEFRDMEIAAAVTKNVGDEVPPLLTVADCVSGYVIATGRDREDAVRRCDEVNDKIRIETS; this comes from the coding sequence ATGTTCAGGATTGCAGTAGTCGGCGGTCGCCCCGCCCCGATCGCCGGCGCCAAGGAGCTTGGCATCGACGTGGTGCTGGTGCACGAGCCCGGCAAGTATCACCCGAGCATCGCCGCGCACTGCGAGCAGATCGTGCATGCCAGCGTCGAGGATTCTGCCGAGATTCTCCAGGTGTTGCGGCCGCTGCACGCCAAGCGGCCATTCGACCGGGTGATGACGACGGCGGAGATCGCCGCGGTGTCCACCGGACAGGTGGTCGACACGCTGGGATTGCCAGGCGTGGGCGAGGCGACGGCGTTGGCTCTGAAGGACAAGTCGCTGACCCGCCAGTGCCTTGACCAGCGCGGACTGAGCCCGGTGCGGTTCGCCGTGCTGGAAAGCGCTGAGCAGGCGGCGGACTTCTACGACAAGGTCGGTGGCCGGATCGTCATCAAACCGATCGACGGCGCCGCCAGCCTGCGGATCAACCTGGTCGACAGCGCCGCTGCCGCCGCTGAGGTGTTCACCAGCCTGCTCGCCGAAGGAGTGCTGAACCCGATCGCGGAGGAGTACCTGGACGGCCCGGTCGTCAGCGTCGACTCCATCTCCTTCAACGGCCGGCATGTCCCGATCGGCTACTCCGAGTACCGCATGAACGATCGATTCGTCGAATGGGAGGTGAGCACGCCCAGCAGGGTCGCGCTGCCTTACCTGGACCAGCTGCGCACGCTCACCCCGCAGTTGCTCGACGCGGTGGGACTCACCGAGGGCCCGTCGCACAGTGAGTTCGTGCTCACCGAATCCGGCCCCCGGGTGCTGGAGTCCCACGCCAGACTGGCCGGCAGCGGAGCGCCGGAACTGGTGCGCCGGGCATTCGGTTATGACCTGAACCGGATGATGATGACCGTTCCACTGCAGATCGATCCGCTGCCGGAGTCGTCTCCGGATCCCATCGCCGGAGCGGCAGTCCGGTTCTTCACGCCGATGGCCGGCAAGATCGAGCGGATCGACATCGCCGAGGACATCCAGTCGATTGTCCGGCGGTTGCCCGTCGGGGTGACACCCGACGTGTTCCTGCCCTTCCTCGACGAGTTCCGCGACATGGAGATCGCGGCGGCGGTCACCAAGAACGTCGGTGACGAGGTGCCGCCGCTGCTGACCGTCGCCGACTGCGTGAGCGGTTATGTCATCGCCACCGGCCGGGACCGTGAGGACGCGGTGCGCCGCTGCGACGAGGTCAACGACAAGATCCGGATCGAGACGTCGTGA
- a CDS encoding TauD/TfdA family dioxygenase produces the protein MTSTMMFSSFTVDDKTRESLSEDLAERLHGQPLDSDRHESILAGVGSHVLQQVLDDHILTHLAQFVSNRERVLLLRNLPVQQLPPTPVEGYADEPALAMTNAMHLGLVRLCGLTPYSVPYENDGRLMRNVVPNPQAAASTSSWGSDTDFSWHTDNPHLPFGFSGVDPRAFIPRYLSFFAMRNEEAVPTDVVSIDAAVDLMDPLALQVLGEPGFTVGAPASNDRFQTQPLAPHPLVEISGADRRVRYDPGTVTASNPRCEAALAQWRQALDSLTGEELVLGPGDFLIFDNYRILHRRRAFEPGPVTQARWLRRCYAS, from the coding sequence ATGACTAGTACGATGATGTTCAGCTCATTCACAGTGGACGACAAGACCCGTGAGTCCCTCAGTGAGGACCTCGCCGAGCGTCTGCACGGGCAGCCGCTGGATTCGGACCGGCACGAGTCAATCCTCGCGGGCGTCGGATCACACGTGCTGCAGCAGGTCCTCGACGACCACATCCTCACTCACCTGGCGCAGTTCGTGAGCAATCGCGAGCGGGTTCTACTGCTGCGCAACCTTCCGGTGCAGCAACTTCCGCCCACGCCGGTCGAGGGTTACGCCGACGAGCCCGCCCTGGCGATGACGAACGCGATGCACCTGGGCCTGGTCCGGCTGTGCGGTCTCACCCCGTACTCGGTGCCCTATGAGAATGACGGCCGGCTGATGCGCAACGTGGTGCCCAATCCGCAAGCCGCAGCCTCCACCAGCTCATGGGGTTCGGACACCGACTTCTCCTGGCACACCGACAACCCGCACCTGCCGTTTGGCTTCAGCGGGGTTGACCCCCGTGCCTTCATCCCCCGTTACCTCAGCTTTTTCGCGATGCGCAACGAGGAGGCAGTGCCCACCGATGTCGTGTCGATCGACGCCGCGGTGGACCTGATGGATCCCCTGGCGCTGCAGGTGCTCGGCGAGCCGGGCTTCACCGTGGGCGCCCCGGCGTCCAACGACAGGTTCCAGACCCAGCCGCTGGCGCCGCATCCGCTGGTCGAGATCTCAGGCGCGGACCGCAGGGTCAGGTATGACCCTGGAACCGTCACAGCGTCGAACCCGCGCTGTGAGGCGGCACTGGCCCAGTGGCGCCAGGCGCTGGACAGCCTCACCGGAGAAGAGCTGGTGCTCGGCCCCGGGGACTTCCTGATCTTCGACAACTACCGGATCCTGCACCGCCGTCGCGCGTTCGAGCCCGGGCCGGTGACCCAGGCCCGCTGGCTGCGGCGCTGCTACGCCAGTTGA
- a CDS encoding VOC family protein, which produces MTTRLNPYLNFRDTARDAMDFYQSVFGGELTRSTFAELQVSDDPTEHDKIMHSMLVTEQGLVLMAADTPNVMPYTPGTNFAVSLSGDSEDESALRGYWEKLSSTGIVTAPLDQAPWGDTFGMCVDKFGVSWLVNIAGPQHQE; this is translated from the coding sequence ATGACCACCCGGCTGAACCCTTACCTGAACTTCCGCGACACCGCCAGGGACGCCATGGACTTCTACCAGTCGGTGTTCGGAGGCGAGCTGACCCGCAGCACCTTCGCCGAGCTCCAGGTCAGCGACGACCCCACCGAGCACGACAAGATCATGCACTCGATGCTGGTCACCGAGCAGGGGCTGGTGCTGATGGCCGCCGACACGCCCAACGTCATGCCCTACACGCCGGGCACGAACTTCGCGGTGTCGCTGAGCGGCGACAGCGAGGACGAGTCCGCGCTTCGGGGCTACTGGGAGAAACTGTCCTCCACCGGGATAGTGACGGCCCCGCTCGACCAGGCGCCCTGGGGCGACACCTTCGGCATGTGCGTGGACAAGTTCGGCGTCAGCTGGCTGGTCAACATCGCCGGCCCCCAGCACCAGGAGTAG
- a CDS encoding MFS transporter: MDRLPWSKFHWRVVIALGITWVLDGIEITVAGAIGERLTEEGTLHFTAGQIGLAASIYLLGEVVGALYFGRLADKLGRRKLFIITLGVYLIGNLLTAFSFNFLFFIATRFIAGLGIGGEYAAINSAIDELIPADYRGRVDLAINGTYWLGAMIGAAANIAFLNPDLFDVNLGWRLGLLIGPLIGIAVWGLRRHIPESPRWLLTHGQSEEAERIVDGIEGDIKAGGVTLAPVDPSDALLVEQREEPGYKTLAQLIVREYPSRAFLGFMLMVTQSFLYNAIFFTFALILGKFYGISGGAVGYFIFPFAVGNLLGPLLLGKLFDTVGRRIMIGSTYCSSAILLFITGWLFKNGSLNATTQTILWCVIFFIASAAASSAYLTVSEIFPLEVRAKAISLFFAVSQFFGGVIAPFLFGKLIDAAGTGDVLDRDPLFWGYTIGAVLMFLGGLTAFIYGVNAERQSLESIAKPLSARHVAMASGGASRLTGGLGAGVRRDHGAGVLRAGPKGDATDGDTK; this comes from the coding sequence ATGGATCGACTGCCCTGGTCGAAGTTCCATTGGCGGGTCGTCATCGCGCTGGGGATCACCTGGGTGCTCGACGGCATCGAGATCACCGTGGCCGGCGCGATCGGCGAACGGCTGACCGAAGAGGGGACCCTGCATTTCACCGCCGGCCAGATCGGCCTCGCCGCGTCGATCTACCTGCTTGGAGAGGTGGTGGGCGCCCTCTATTTCGGACGGCTCGCCGACAAGCTCGGACGTCGCAAGCTGTTCATCATCACCCTCGGCGTCTACCTGATCGGCAACCTGCTCACGGCCTTCTCGTTCAACTTCCTCTTCTTCATCGCCACCCGGTTCATCGCCGGACTGGGTATCGGCGGCGAGTACGCGGCGATCAACTCCGCGATCGACGAGTTGATCCCGGCCGATTACCGCGGCCGGGTCGACCTGGCCATCAACGGAACCTACTGGCTCGGCGCGATGATCGGCGCCGCGGCCAACATCGCCTTCCTCAACCCCGACCTCTTCGACGTCAACCTCGGGTGGCGGCTCGGCCTGCTCATCGGACCGCTGATCGGCATCGCGGTCTGGGGCTTGCGCAGGCATATCCCGGAGAGCCCTAGATGGCTGCTCACCCACGGTCAGTCCGAGGAGGCCGAGCGGATCGTCGACGGCATCGAAGGCGACATCAAAGCCGGAGGCGTCACGCTGGCGCCGGTCGACCCGTCCGACGCCTTGCTGGTCGAGCAACGTGAGGAGCCGGGTTACAAGACACTCGCCCAGCTCATCGTTCGGGAATACCCGAGCCGGGCGTTCCTGGGCTTCATGCTGATGGTCACCCAGTCCTTCCTGTACAACGCGATCTTCTTCACCTTCGCCCTGATCCTGGGCAAGTTCTACGGCATCAGCGGTGGCGCGGTCGGCTACTTCATCTTCCCGTTCGCGGTCGGAAACCTGCTGGGCCCGTTGCTGCTGGGCAAGCTGTTCGACACCGTCGGCCGACGGATCATGATCGGCAGCACGTACTGCTCCTCGGCCATCCTGTTGTTCATCACCGGCTGGCTGTTCAAGAACGGCTCGCTCAACGCGACCACCCAGACCATCCTGTGGTGCGTCATCTTCTTCATCGCCTCGGCGGCGGCATCCTCTGCGTACCTGACGGTCAGCGAGATCTTCCCCTTGGAAGTGCGGGCCAAAGCCATCTCACTGTTCTTCGCGGTGTCGCAGTTCTTCGGCGGTGTGATCGCGCCGTTCCTGTTCGGCAAGCTCATCGACGCCGCGGGCACCGGGGACGTGCTCGATCGCGACCCGCTGTTCTGGGGGTACACGATCGGCGCCGTCCTGATGTTCCTCGGTGGTCTGACCGCTTTCATCTACGGCGTCAACGCCGAGCGGCAATCCCTGGAGAGCATCGCCAAGCCGCTGTCGGCTCGACATGTCGCCATGGCCTCAGGCGGGGCCAGCCGGCTCACCGGCGGCCTGGGCGCGGGCGTCCGCCGCGACCACGGGGCCGGGGTGCTGCGCGCCGGGCCCAAGGGCGATGCCACCGACGGCGATACGAAGTAG
- a CDS encoding dihydrofolate reductase family protein, with protein MAKLLYSASMSLDGFIAGPGGDMSWLTGHLGPNPIADELIGQIGALLIGNRTYRGDDPNRGTDKEGAFGGRWSGPQFVLSHHARHTSAPGVVFLDDLHAAVAEAKAAAGERYVNILGASVARQCLQAGLLDEILVFIVPTLLGDGVRLLDQPGGVDVLLEHLSVHPLPHATGLWFGVRR; from the coding sequence ATGGCAAAGCTGCTGTACTCGGCGTCGATGTCGCTGGACGGTTTCATCGCCGGTCCAGGCGGCGACATGTCGTGGCTGACCGGGCACCTCGGGCCCAACCCGATCGCGGACGAGCTGATCGGCCAGATCGGCGCCCTGCTGATCGGCAACCGCACTTATCGCGGCGACGATCCGAACCGGGGCACTGACAAGGAGGGCGCGTTCGGCGGCCGGTGGTCTGGACCGCAGTTCGTGCTCAGCCACCACGCTCGGCACACCTCGGCGCCCGGCGTGGTCTTCCTCGATGACCTCCACGCCGCCGTCGCCGAGGCCAAGGCCGCCGCCGGTGAGAGATACGTCAACATCCTCGGCGCCAGTGTCGCCCGGCAGTGCCTGCAGGCCGGGCTGCTGGACGAGATCCTGGTCTTCATCGTCCCAACGCTGCTCGGCGACGGCGTGCGGCTGCTCGATCAGCCCGGCGGGGTCGACGTCCTGCTCGAACACCTCAGCGTGCACCCGCTGCCGCACGCCACCGGCCTCTGGTTCGGCGTTCGCAGGTGA
- the rnhA gene encoding ribonuclease HI — protein MSADLPSVAPPAEPDQPPVVIYTDGSCKGNPGPGGWGAWLSIGEHSKELFGGEPQTTNQRMELMAAIQALSALTRPCAVVLYTDSRYVLDGITRWIHGWKRNGWQNSAKQPVKNADLWRSLDEVSVRHAVDWRWVKGHSGDFGNERADALANDGAALMI, from the coding sequence GTGAGTGCCGACCTGCCCAGCGTGGCGCCGCCAGCCGAGCCCGACCAGCCGCCAGTGGTGATTTACACCGACGGGTCCTGCAAGGGCAACCCGGGGCCGGGTGGTTGGGGCGCATGGCTCAGCATCGGCGAGCATTCCAAGGAGCTGTTCGGCGGCGAGCCGCAGACCACCAATCAGCGGATGGAGCTGATGGCCGCCATCCAGGCGTTGAGCGCCCTCACCAGGCCGTGCGCCGTGGTGCTCTACACCGACAGCAGGTACGTCCTCGATGGCATCACCCGCTGGATCCACGGCTGGAAGCGCAACGGCTGGCAGAACTCGGCCAAGCAGCCGGTCAAGAACGCCGACCTGTGGCGCTCGCTGGACGAGGTGTCGGTCCGGCACGCGGTCGACTGGCGCTGGGTCAAGGGGCATTCAGGAGACTTCGGCAACGAGCGCGCCGACGCGCTGGCCAACGACGGCGCGGCCCTGATGATCTGA
- a CDS encoding nitroreductase family deazaflavin-dependent oxidoreductase has product MDIKEINRRVVEQFRAGGEVEGMHRDRLLLLTTVGARTGQRRTTPMMFHPDGDRLLVIASNMGAARHPDWYLNLVADPHVTVEVGDQTYEAVASTAEGAERERLWRLLTQHYPFFTEHQQQAGRVIPVVILTRV; this is encoded by the coding sequence GTGGACATCAAGGAGATCAACCGTCGAGTGGTCGAGCAGTTTCGGGCCGGCGGCGAGGTCGAGGGCATGCACCGCGATCGGCTGCTGCTGCTGACCACGGTCGGGGCGAGGACCGGCCAGCGCCGCACCACGCCGATGATGTTTCATCCCGACGGTGACCGGCTGCTGGTCATCGCCTCCAACATGGGCGCGGCCAGGCATCCGGACTGGTACCTCAACCTGGTGGCCGATCCTCACGTCACCGTCGAGGTCGGCGACCAGACCTACGAGGCGGTGGCCAGCACCGCCGAGGGCGCGGAGCGGGAGCGGTTGTGGCGCCTGCTCACCCAGCACTACCCGTTCTTCACCGAGCACCAGCAGCAGGCTGGGCGGGTCATTCCCGTGGTGATCCTGACCCGGGTCTGA
- a CDS encoding VOC family protein produces the protein MSNSIRLSSIALDCPDAGELAAFYADITDGEVVFVSAEWATVDGPGGRIDFQTAPGYTPPTWPHPASQMQAHLDFYVDDLAATEARVLAAGATRFADQPNADHCLVFADPVGHPFCLTTWDTVPS, from the coding sequence ATGTCGAACTCGATCAGGCTCAGCTCAATCGCGCTGGACTGCCCGGACGCCGGTGAGCTCGCCGCCTTCTACGCCGACATCACCGACGGCGAGGTCGTCTTCGTCAGCGCCGAGTGGGCGACCGTCGACGGCCCGGGCGGGCGGATCGACTTTCAGACCGCTCCCGGCTACACCCCGCCCACCTGGCCCCACCCGGCGTCGCAGATGCAGGCGCATCTGGATTTCTACGTCGATGACCTGGCCGCGACCGAGGCGCGGGTGCTGGCAGCGGGCGCGACAAGGTTCGCCGACCAACCCAACGCCGATCATTGCCTGGTCTTCGCCGACCCGGTCGGGCACCCGTTCTGCCTGACCACATGGGACACCGTGCCGTCCTGA
- a CDS encoding sigma-70 family RNA polymerase sigma factor, with the protein MTSERQEPDGARQLEQLWRDCAPRVLAALVRRYGDFDTAEDALQEALLAASRQWPSQGLPSDPTAWLITVASRRLVDQWRADRSRVERERLVASRTPPERFLAPAADSTAAVSAGAVDDSVALLLLCCHPALPRPAQVALTLRAVGGLSTAQIARAFLTPEPTMAQRISRAKAKLRQVGARFTAPAARELPARVAAAAQVLYLIFTEGHTSTAGAGLYDVSLSDEAIRLARQLHRRLPEAGEVSGLLALMLLTDARRAARISADGALVPLAEQDRTLWDQARIREGVALIEAALPAGPVGEYQLQAAISAVHAEAARAEETDWAQIQTLYRMLGDLAPSPVVTLNHAVALAMVDGPAAGLRMLDPLLEDNRLRRWHRLHAVRAHLLELDGHGEQARDAYAAAGRLSTSIPEQRYLNAAAARLASDLDSTRS; encoded by the coding sequence ATGACAAGCGAGCGGCAGGAACCCGACGGCGCGCGGCAGCTAGAGCAGCTGTGGCGCGACTGCGCGCCGCGGGTGCTGGCCGCGCTGGTGCGCCGCTACGGCGACTTCGACACCGCCGAGGACGCCCTGCAGGAGGCACTGCTGGCCGCCTCAAGGCAGTGGCCGAGCCAGGGCCTGCCGAGCGACCCGACCGCCTGGCTGATCACCGTGGCCTCCCGGCGGCTGGTCGACCAGTGGCGCGCGGACCGGTCCAGAGTCGAGCGGGAGCGGCTGGTCGCCAGCCGGACGCCGCCGGAGCGGTTCCTCGCCCCGGCGGCCGACAGCACCGCCGCCGTCAGCGCCGGAGCGGTGGACGACTCGGTGGCCCTGTTGCTGCTGTGCTGCCACCCGGCGCTGCCCCGGCCGGCGCAGGTGGCCCTGACGCTGCGTGCCGTCGGCGGCCTGAGCACCGCGCAAATCGCCCGGGCGTTCCTGACGCCCGAGCCGACGATGGCCCAGCGGATCAGCCGGGCCAAGGCCAAGCTCCGGCAGGTCGGCGCACGGTTCACCGCACCCGCCGCGCGCGAGCTGCCCGCCCGAGTCGCGGCCGCCGCGCAGGTGCTGTACCTGATCTTCACCGAGGGCCACACCAGCACCGCCGGCGCCGGCCTGTACGACGTCAGCCTCAGCGACGAGGCGATCAGGCTGGCCCGGCAACTGCACCGGCGCCTGCCCGAGGCCGGCGAGGTCAGCGGGCTGCTGGCGCTGATGCTGCTGACCGACGCCAGGCGGGCTGCCCGGATCAGCGCCGACGGGGCACTCGTGCCGCTGGCCGAGCAGGACCGCACGCTGTGGGACCAGGCGCGTATCCGCGAGGGCGTTGCGTTGATCGAGGCCGCGCTGCCGGCCGGGCCAGTGGGGGAGTACCAACTGCAAGCGGCGATCAGCGCCGTGCACGCCGAGGCGGCCCGCGCCGAGGAGACCGACTGGGCCCAGATCCAGACGCTGTACCGGATGCTGGGCGATCTGGCGCCCAGCCCGGTCGTCACCCTCAATCACGCCGTCGCCCTGGCCATGGTGGACGGGCCCGCGGCCGGCCTGCGGATGCTGGACCCGCTGCTGGAGGACAACCGGCTGCGCCGCTGGCACCGCCTCCACGCCGTCCGCGCCCACCTGCTCGAGCTGGACGGCCACGGCGAGCAAGCCCGGGACGCCTACGCCGCCGCCGGACGGCTGTCCACCAGCATTCCCGAGCAGCGCTACCTCAACGCCGCCGCGGCACGACTTGCCAGCGATCTGGACAGCACCCGATCCTGA
- a CDS encoding YciI family protein, with product MKYVILIHSNPDPWGHPTSAYTAEGRAVPKEQHEEMDRQFDALLAELSASGEFVSAEALGDPASSTVYTWSPEARLATDGPYAESKEQLAGFFLIDCQSRERAEEVAAQFAGPGSTVELRPVMWPGGEDQ from the coding sequence ATGAAGTACGTGATCCTGATCCACAGCAACCCCGACCCGTGGGGACACCCGACGTCGGCCTACACCGCCGAGGGACGGGCGGTCCCGAAGGAGCAGCACGAGGAGATGGACCGGCAGTTCGACGCGTTGCTGGCTGAGCTGTCGGCGTCGGGGGAGTTCGTCAGCGCCGAGGCGCTGGGCGACCCCGCCTCGTCCACCGTCTACACCTGGAGTCCCGAGGCTCGCCTGGCCACCGACGGCCCCTACGCGGAGTCAAAGGAGCAGCTGGCCGGCTTCTTCCTCATCGACTGCCAGTCTCGCGAGCGCGCCGAGGAGGTGGCCGCGCAGTTCGCCGGCCCGGGCAGCACCGTGGAGCTCAGGCCGGTGATGTGGCCCGGCGGCGAGGACCAGTAA